From one Pedobacter faecalis genomic stretch:
- the cysM gene encoding cysteine synthase CysM, with the protein MGSIIECVGNTPLAELKKLNTNRNVRVFAKLEGNNPGGSVKDRAALNMIRSAIERGEVGKDVRLIEATSGNTGIALAMIAAIYGLEIELVMPANSTRERTLTMEAFGAKVTLLESIEACRDYAEERGERPDYFLLNQFSNPDNYLAHYKTTGPEIWRDTEGQITHFVSAMGTTGSIMGNSMFLKEQNPDIQIVGCQPTEESSIPGIRRWAPAYLPKIFDASRVDQVMDVSQQDAVDMSRRLAREEGIFAGMSTGGAAAAALRLAEKLDSGLIVFIACDRGDRYLSSDLFG; encoded by the coding sequence ATGGGCAGTATTATTGAATGTGTTGGAAATACGCCGCTTGCGGAACTAAAGAAGCTGAATACGAATCGGAACGTACGGGTGTTTGCTAAGCTGGAAGGCAATAACCCGGGTGGCAGCGTTAAAGACCGGGCGGCACTGAATATGATCAGAAGCGCGATAGAGCGTGGGGAGGTTGGCAAAGACGTGCGGCTGATTGAGGCGACGAGCGGGAATACGGGTATCGCGCTGGCGATGATCGCCGCGATTTATGGTCTGGAGATTGAGCTGGTGATGCCGGCCAACTCGACGCGGGAACGTACGCTGACTATGGAAGCTTTCGGTGCAAAGGTTACGCTGCTCGAATCTATCGAGGCTTGCCGGGATTATGCAGAGGAACGCGGCGAGCGACCGGATTATTTCCTGCTTAACCAGTTCTCGAATCCGGATAATTACCTGGCACATTATAAGACGACCGGGCCGGAGATATGGCGCGATACGGAAGGGCAGATCACCCATTTTGTGAGTGCGATGGGTACTACGGGGAGTATTATGGGTAATTCCATGTTCCTGAAGGAACAGAATCCGGATATTCAGATTGTGGGCTGCCAGCCAACAGAGGAGTCTTCTATTCCAGGGATAAGACGCTGGGCGCCTGCTTATCTTCCAAAAATATTTGATGCTTCGAGGGTCGACCAGGTGATGGATGTGTCGCAACAAGACGCTGTAGATATGTCGCGGCGCCTGGCCAGGGAAGAAGGCATCTTTGCGGGGATGAGTACCGGTGGTGCGGCTGCCGCTGCACTTCGCTTAGCTGAAAAACTTGATTCAGGTTTGATCGTATTTATTGCCTGCGACCGTGGCGATCGCTACCTGAGCAGTGACCTGTTTGGCTAG
- the epsC gene encoding serine O-acetyltransferase EpsC, translating to MNEEFYLHIYNKQREIEPVPSNEEVAEWATTLLNLLYPERVTSPDYSVNEIRRAFARQETALLAMLNATKACDECDNEKIVRAFFEEVPELYRKMNNDITAILNGDPAAKSRFEIIRSYPGFFAIAIYRIAHAILQADVPIIPRILTEFAHSVTGIDIHPAADIGEFLYIDHGTGLVIGETTIIGNHVKLYQGVTLGALSVEKYMENTKRHPTIGDHVIIYSGATILGGETVIGDHCVIGGNVWLTRSVAPGSTVYHQSTIKVETKPVNS from the coding sequence ATGAACGAGGAGTTTTATCTTCATATATATAACAAGCAGCGCGAGATTGAGCCTGTTCCTTCTAATGAGGAAGTTGCGGAGTGGGCTACGACTTTGCTAAACCTGTTGTACCCTGAGCGGGTTACATCGCCCGACTATTCGGTGAACGAGATCAGGCGTGCTTTTGCCCGGCAGGAAACTGCCTTGCTGGCTATGCTGAACGCTACCAAGGCCTGCGATGAATGTGATAATGAAAAAATCGTTCGGGCATTCTTCGAGGAGGTTCCGGAGCTGTACCGGAAGATGAATAATGATATTACGGCGATCCTGAATGGTGACCCTGCCGCGAAAAGCAGGTTCGAGATCATCAGGAGTTACCCGGGTTTTTTCGCCATTGCGATTTATAGGATCGCGCATGCGATATTACAGGCCGACGTGCCGATTATACCAAGGATTTTAACGGAGTTTGCCCATTCGGTGACGGGGATCGATATTCACCCGGCTGCTGATATAGGCGAATTTTTATATATAGATCACGGTACCGGCCTGGTGATTGGTGAAACGACGATTATTGGCAACCATGTAAAGCTGTACCAGGGGGTGACCCTCGGGGCGCTGAGCGTGGAGAAGTATATGGAGAATACCAAGCGGCACCCAACGATAGGTGATCATGTGATCATTTATAGCGGGGCAACGATTTTGGGCGGGGAGACGGTGATTGGCGACCATTGCGTGATAGGGGGTAATGTATGGCTTACCAGAAGTGTAGCGCCGGGCTCAACGGTATATCACCAGTCGACCATTAAAGTAGAAACTAAACCTGTGAACTCATGA
- a CDS encoding DUF3037 domain-containing protein → MQERDLFEYAVLRLVPRVEREEFINIGVVLYCRKQQFLRAEVFLDQQRALALCPDLDLEVVRQNLEAFGRICVGDKHSGPIAELDMASRFRWLTATRSTILQASKVHPGLCADAGEKLHQLYSDMVVLR, encoded by the coding sequence ATGCAAGAGAGAGATTTATTTGAGTATGCGGTGCTACGCCTGGTACCCCGGGTGGAACGCGAGGAGTTTATCAATATAGGGGTGGTATTGTATTGCCGTAAACAGCAGTTTTTGCGTGCTGAGGTATTTCTCGACCAGCAGCGGGCCCTGGCGCTGTGCCCGGATCTGGATCTGGAGGTAGTGCGCCAGAACCTAGAGGCCTTTGGCCGGATTTGTGTGGGAGATAAGCACAGTGGCCCGATTGCAGAATTGGATATGGCGTCGAGATTCAGGTGGCTTACCGCTACGCGCAGCACCATTTTGCAGGCCTCTAAGGTGCACCCGGGACTTTGCGCCGACGCAGGTGAGAAATTACACCAGCTTTACAGTGATATGGTAGTTTTACGATAA
- a CDS encoding HipA family kinase, with amino-acid sequence MDTMVRQLRTVNVTRYVTPLREGGSMPAIAEADDDFLYVLKFRGAGQGLKALIAELIGGEIARVLGFKVPELVFAHVDEAFGRTEPDEEIQDLLKASVGLNLALHYLSGAITYDPAVTAIDTKLASEIVWLDCLLTNMDRTARNTNMLFWHRELWLIDHGASLYFHHAMQNWEEQAKKPFALVKDHVLLPQAAELKEVDVRFKAMLSDQVIDDVVALIPVDWLSQDVGPEHVEERRAVYADFLKLRVANSDVFVNEAQHARERFI; translated from the coding sequence ATGGATACTATGGTTAGACAGTTGCGGACGGTTAACGTGACCCGGTATGTGACGCCTCTTCGGGAGGGCGGATCGATGCCGGCGATTGCGGAGGCCGACGATGACTTTTTATATGTGCTGAAATTCAGGGGCGCCGGTCAGGGCCTGAAGGCGCTCATCGCCGAGCTGATTGGCGGCGAGATTGCCCGTGTGCTGGGTTTTAAGGTGCCTGAGTTGGTGTTTGCCCATGTCGACGAGGCCTTTGGCAGGACGGAACCGGATGAGGAAATACAGGATCTTCTCAAAGCCAGCGTGGGGCTTAACCTGGCGCTGCATTATTTGTCGGGCGCCATTACCTACGACCCGGCCGTGACGGCGATAGATACTAAACTTGCCTCGGAAATTGTGTGGCTGGATTGTCTGCTGACCAATATGGACCGGACGGCACGGAATACGAATATGTTGTTCTGGCATCGGGAGCTCTGGCTGATAGATCATGGTGCTTCGCTGTATTTTCATCATGCGATGCAGAACTGGGAGGAGCAGGCTAAAAAGCCTTTCGCCCTGGTGAAAGATCATGTGCTGCTGCCCCAGGCGGCGGAATTGAAGGAGGTAGATGTACGTTTTAAGGCGATGCTGAGCGATCAGGTGATCGACGATGTTGTGGCCTTGATTCCGGTCGACTGGCTTTCGCAGGATGTGGGACCGGAGCATGTGGAAGAGCGTCGAGCCGTGTATGCGGATTTCCTGAAGCTTAGGGTAGCTAACTCTGATGTATTTGTTAATGAGGCTCAGCATGCAAGAGAGAGATTTATTTGA
- a CDS encoding lycopene cyclase domain-containing protein yields the protein MNYAYLLIDFFTIIVPFIYSFHPKLNFYKTWRAFFPAVVATGLVFICWDIYFTSIGVWGFNPRYLIGLKVGNLPVEEVLFFLCIPYSCVFTFHCLDLFIKKGMSARAEAVFTPLLIALMLIVGVVAFEQVYTTVTAFLLAFLLIIARYVLKVQWLGKFYLIYAVLLIPFTIVNGLLTGTGMDEHVVWYNTAEIFGLRLLTIPVEDVFYGMALILMNLLIYKNLLRK from the coding sequence ATGAACTATGCTTATCTGCTGATCGATTTCTTTACGATCATTGTTCCTTTTATCTATTCGTTTCATCCTAAGCTGAATTTTTATAAGACCTGGCGCGCGTTTTTTCCGGCTGTGGTGGCTACGGGACTGGTGTTCATATGCTGGGATATTTACTTTACCTCGATCGGGGTATGGGGCTTCAACCCGAGGTATCTGATTGGATTGAAGGTAGGGAACCTGCCTGTGGAGGAGGTGTTGTTTTTCCTTTGTATCCCGTATTCCTGCGTATTTACTTTCCATTGTCTGGATCTCTTTATCAAGAAGGGTATGTCTGCCCGCGCGGAAGCTGTCTTTACCCCCCTGCTGATTGCTTTGATGCTGATTGTTGGTGTGGTGGCGTTTGAGCAGGTCTACACCACAGTTACCGCGTTTCTGCTTGCCTTCCTGCTTATTATAGCCCGGTATGTGCTTAAGGTGCAATGGCTGGGCAAATTTTACCTGATCTATGCGGTACTGTTGATCCCGTTTACGATTGTGAACGGCTTGCTGACGGGAACGGGCATGGATGAACATGTGGTGTGGTACAATACGGCGGAGATTTTTGGCCTGCGGCTGCTGACCATCCCGGTTGAGGATGTGTTTTACGGCATGGCGCTGATTCTGATGAATTTGCTCATTTATAAGAATCTCTTGAGAAAATAA
- a CDS encoding sterol desaturase family protein: MEHWIWNVLIVLATFIVMEGVAWLAHKYVMHGWLWRWHKDHHKKETEGFLEHNDFFFLVFAIPGIVCLALGTMYGYRIPLWIGIGITLYGLAYFLVHDIFIHQRFKLFRNSDHWYFKAIRRAHKMHHKHLGKEDGECFGMLWVPMKYFFEQRNRKADPGKGLEI; encoded by the coding sequence ATGGAACACTGGATTTGGAATGTGTTGATTGTATTGGCCACGTTTATTGTGATGGAGGGTGTGGCCTGGCTTGCACATAAGTATGTGATGCACGGATGGCTATGGCGCTGGCACAAGGATCATCATAAAAAGGAGACGGAGGGTTTCCTGGAGCACAACGATTTCTTTTTCCTGGTTTTTGCGATCCCCGGCATTGTTTGTCTGGCTTTAGGCACAATGTATGGTTACCGCATACCGCTATGGATTGGTATAGGTATCACTTTATATGGATTGGCTTATTTCCTTGTGCACGATATATTTATACATCAGCGGTTTAAGTTGTTCAGGAACAGCGACCACTGGTATTTTAAAGCGATACGGCGCGCGCACAAGATGCACCACAAGCATTTGGGCAAGGAAGACGGGGAGTGTTTCGGGATGCTCTGGGTGCCAATGAAGTATTTCTTTGAGCAGCGGAACCGTAAGGCAGATCCGGGGAAGGGCCTGGAAATATGA